One part of the Syntrophales bacterium genome encodes these proteins:
- a CDS encoding YchF family ATPase, whose amino-acid sequence MKIGLLGLPGSGKTTIFNALTGMQAPVGGYASAKTEPNLAVVTVADDRVNRLAQIYKPKKTVFATVECVDFVGFSKDSTRDSAFSASQTALIKTLDALALVIRNFDDVVEGEPTPVRDLEIIETELLLADLILVEQRREKIARTMDRGKKTAELQSEEQVLKSVQAYLDDNRPLRTIDFTGDEERLISGFQFLSRKPVMVVVNSSEIHFGSSGSLIRALEGRFRVIEFAGLFEMELSRLSDEEEAKLFMEDMGITESARHRLTRFAYETLGYISFLTVGPDEVRAWTLRRGASALEAARTIHSDLARGFIRAECYTYDDLVHLGSEKAAREQGRFRLEGKDYTVQDGDVLNIRFSV is encoded by the coding sequence ATGAAGATAGGATTACTGGGTCTTCCTGGTTCCGGAAAAACAACCATTTTCAATGCTTTGACAGGTATGCAGGCCCCCGTCGGCGGCTATGCCTCGGCAAAGACGGAGCCGAACCTCGCCGTGGTGACGGTTGCCGATGATCGAGTTAATCGCCTCGCTCAAATCTACAAACCGAAAAAAACCGTCTTCGCCACTGTTGAATGTGTTGATTTCGTCGGCTTTTCCAAGGATTCAACCCGGGACAGCGCCTTTTCCGCAAGTCAGACGGCCCTGATAAAGACACTGGACGCCCTTGCCCTGGTGATACGGAACTTCGATGACGTCGTGGAAGGTGAACCGACACCTGTGCGCGATCTCGAGATCATCGAAACGGAACTGCTCCTGGCGGACCTGATTCTCGTGGAACAGCGTCGGGAAAAGATAGCCCGGACCATGGACCGGGGAAAGAAAACGGCTGAACTGCAATCGGAGGAACAGGTTCTCAAAAGTGTTCAGGCATACCTCGACGACAACCGCCCCTTGAGGACAATTGATTTTACCGGAGACGAGGAACGCCTCATAAGCGGATTCCAGTTCCTGTCCAGGAAACCGGTCATGGTGGTCGTCAATTCATCGGAAATACATTTCGGCAGCAGCGGTTCGCTGATCCGCGCCCTGGAAGGACGATTCCGGGTCATAGAATTCGCGGGGCTCTTCGAGATGGAACTGTCCCGCTTGAGTGACGAAGAGGAGGCGAAACTCTTTATGGAAGACATGGGCATCACCGAATCGGCCCGCCATCGTCTCACCCGTTTCGCCTATGAAACCCTTGGGTACATCAGCTTCCTCACCGTCGGGCCTGACGAAGTACGGGCATGGACCCTGCGACGAGGGGCAAGCGCCCTCGAAGCGGCCCGCACTATTCATTCAGATCTCGCGCGGGGGTTTATCCGGGCGGAATGTTATACCTACGATGACCTGGTACACCTGGGATCCGAGAAAGCAGCCCGTGAACAGGGCCGGTTCAGGCTGGAAGGAAAGGACTATACCGTTCAAGACGGAGATGTTCTCAACATCCGGTTCAGCGTTTGA